The genomic interval TCTTATTTCAGCAACTACTTTGTTGCACTTCCAAGAGAACTACAATGCTGCAGTAACGAGAAAGTCGTCGTTTCCGTTTACGGAGTTGGAGCATTTTCTATCCCCACAAAATTGCAGGTCACAGACGCCAACGACAGAGTTGTCTCGGCTACTAATCTAGTCAACGTTACACAAGGTGAGATACAGAACGAGACGTTGCAGTTTATGCGTGTACGGCCTAGCTAGAGACCgttcaaatttttaaatatttttcacGAACGTCTATACAACACTTCCTGTCAGACAAGCGGTGAGTAAGGGTGTGGTTAGACTATCAAAATTGTAGAGGTTACCTGCTGGGTATAAATTTTTAGAAGAACGTTATATTGTCTGAAAGGCCACACTTACAGTATGAAGGCATTGTTTTCCTATAGCTAGGCCCATGTCTAGAGCGACACCACTATATAAAGTGAAAGACTGGAACACTACTTTATACAGTCCTGTAGTCTAACATGTTGTGCCAGGTCGACTATTTTGGTCAAGGCTTTTTAGTTTCGTTGGTCGTGTACGTGTAGATTAGCTAACGCCAAAGGCTGGTCTTCCGACACCGTTTCTTCTATTAATTGCACTTCCTGTTGGAGCTGTCATAACCGGTTGAGGAACAGCTAGAGATGAAACCATGCATAACTATATGAATCACTTTGAGCGTTTCCAGGGTCTCGTCTGTTTTGCGCTGATAATATGTCAGTAGCGGATCCATGCAGAGTTTGGCTGAAAGGGAgaggggtgggtgggtgggtgcgtgggtgggtgggtgggtgggtgggtggggtgtgggtgggtgggtgggtggggtgtgggtgggtgtgggtgggtgggtgggtggggtgtgggtgggtgtgggtgggggTGAGGGTGGCACACGCAACTAACAATTGGTATGACATCATCAAGTTTATGAagtcacacactcaccgcgtctctctctctctctctctctctctctctggtatatatatatatatatatatatatatatatatatatatatatatatatatatatatacacatggTATACATATAGATACGAATGATCATTTCCTTGAATTTCAATTTCTAGGTACTTCCATTGAATTTTCTCTCTCGATACCTTGTCAACATCTTCCCAAGCCGCAAATACCAGGACAGAAACGTTTTGTTACGGTTAAAACCATTAGCAACCACCCCGTTTTGTCATTCAGCAAAGCTGTGACGGTAGATGTCCGAAACAGTCCAGAGTTAGTTCTTGTCCAGACCGACAAGCCTGTATACACAAAAGACGACAAGGGTAACACGGTTGTGATAGTTGTTCTCATGTCGAGAAAACATAGGGTGCGTTCGTGTCTCTTCAGTTGACATCCGAGTGGCAGTTCTTGGCTGCAACTTATCTCCTTGCTGTGGATATGATAGCGACGTGAGATGTCTGGTAAAAGCATTTATGCATGAAACGCTCTAAAGATTATTTGTTTCACttgcagtgtgtgtgcaacGTCTCTTTAGATGTCAAGGTATGTGCACACTCAAAATTGGTCTGCTAGGTCGTTGTATATTCATGGTATTGTATCGCTCGTTCTTCAGAATCCGCAAGACGCTATAATAGACAGACATCTTATTAGACCATGCTCAACCAAAGGAGGTAACGCATAACTACATTGTATTATCAAATTTGATCTGAACTTGTAGTcaaattcaattagctattgAGAGAATAAACTTCAACTTGGGTATCTCCCCTATTGAAGGTGATTGGTCAATTGTTGCTAAACGGAGTTGCGATGTAAAAGATAAAATGGTTGTATATATTTGATGTAAGGACGATGTTGTTTTCTTTATGCAGGATATTGAGATTTCAAGCACAAGTTTTGCAGTAACAAATTATGGTTAGCATAACGCGTACATGGACAagcgcaaacacacacacacacacacacacacacacacacacacacacacacacacacacacacgcacacacgcacgcacgcacgcacgcacacacacacacacacacacacgcacacacacacacacacacacacacacacacacacacacacacgcatgcaaacacgcgcgcgcgcacacacacttacctactttacaaacaaacaaacaaaataacaaacaaacaaacaacacagacactcacTCACAAACGCAAACACATTCGTGTGTGCTGGCAAAGGCATATTTGGGGACGTGAAGTACTTGTATCTTTCAAATGCAGGCAATCTCTCATAATTGTCTACAGCAGATTGCTCGTTTCTCTTATTTTTACTACTTCTATTGTCTATCTAGTCTTACCTCGTTTTGAAATCATTATAAGACCACCCAGATTTGTGAAAGCAACTGATGATCACATAGAATTAAGTGTGTCAGCACGGTAAGAGACAGTGCATAATATAGCTTTTGTTTATGCATGGCATTGCAAAAAGAAAtacttgtttgtcttcaaGGTATTTCTATGGAAAGGGTGTTGTGGGATTACTGAACGTAAAAATCGGTATCTGCAATGTTACAAGATCGACTGCAAATGTCATGATTTTTGAGCAAAAAGACCTTCGTTTACTATCAGATGTAAGTAGAATCTCTTTCCCTTTGCATTCAATCATTGaacaattaaaatattatttttctaATCTACATGCAGGATCAAGGAACTAAGCACATAGTATTTGATAATGGAGAATATGACGAGTTTCCTCTCAACAAgcatttgtgtgttattgCTAATGTAAAGGAGAAAGCTAGTGGCGTTGAATTGTCTAAGTTAGACAATTCTGCAGTATTCACGGACCATCTTGTTAAGCTTGACTGCGATCTTATGTCATCATTCTACAGACCAAGTTTTCCTTTACAGATGCAGGTTagatttgtttaattaattaaaaaggcTTGACTAACAAATGATCTAAGATGGAATGATAAACAGgcagacgaacaaacacagaggcagaaagacagagaaaaaAACACGGAcgaacgaacagacagacaggtgacAAAAATTAACAGACATAGAACACCGTAAGTCAGAAAGAGGGGCCCGACAGATTTATTTACAATAGGAGGACAATGCTGCTAGACAGTTTAACGTTGATGGACGGACGAATATGATGGTCAGCAAAGCAGACAAAGTTAGAAGCTAAcacgtttaattaaattcgtgcatgcatgtagagATTAGTTTGCAATTTGTTAACAATCAAACTGACTTGAGATATAAATATGTACAGTAGCCATGTCAGCGTTATCTATGCTCCGTTACCGAGAATAGACTGCATATTTGCCTACTAAATGAAATAATGGGTTTGCATGCGAATGCTACAGATATAGCCAGAATAGCAGTGGCAGATCTGGAATTCATGATTGATAACTGGCTGTGGCTTTAGTTACTATTGTAAACAGAATTATCAGATTGATGAATACCTTGATACCGCGTATACTATAGTTGTCGTCTGGCACAGCATTAAGCTACTGTGAAATTTCTGTATATTTTCACGAACATCAGCAAATACAAAAGATCCAAAGAGTATTCATTAGCAAAAACATTGAAAAACGTCATTCTTCTAGGACGCTTCGTAGCAAAAGTGTCAATAACAGCATCATTGTCTAGAGAGatattataaatatacataaGAATTATAGCACTAAATGCTGTTAGCGTATTGTATTTCTTAGCTCAATCTTGACTGTTTACTCGCTCTACCGAAAGTGTCGTAACGACAATAACctttataataatttataaattagaATGACTTTTTCGTTTTTCAAAATGGGTTTTGAGACTTAGAATCCAATACTTCTAATTAAGGCAACCTACTTAATTTTTTTCTACAGGTTTACTTACATTACATAAGAAATAGACTTGTATTGAAATATTTTATGTTACAGATTCGTGCTCGTGATCCAAATGGAGAAACTTTAAAACATGTCGAGATTTTGGTGACAGAACCCGATGGTCATGTTAAGAGAAAGAAAACAGGTGATAACGGTAtagccaatgttgccatcaacTTAGGAAACGTCAGTGGCGATATTGATATTCTGGTCAAAGCCAAAGACCAAACACTTGGAGATATATGCAAATTTCATGAATTCTGTTCTCCATGCAGTCAACAAATTACAGTCAAGCCAAAATTCGTGGGCAAAATTGAAGTACATAACAAATCACGTCACAATGTCTGCTCATTTTATAGATATACTACCTAATTAATGACGtgatttaaaatttaaatcaTAGAAGTTGCATGTTAATCCCATGGTTTGTGATATCGcgtaatatattatattaaacGTTTTATACTAATAGCCCAAAATTTgctatatataaataaattattaaaacaattaataaaatattgtAGACGTAGATGCAATTTGTTATACAATGTTAATGGATATTACAATGTGGTATGTctaattgtttatttaattctgttttatattgtataatatatattatttattaggTTGGTGATTATGGTGATTTTGAGATTACTAAGACCAGCTGTGACAACAGAATAGTAAGAGGTTTTGCCTAACTGCATttccttttaattaattagtttattcAATTTTCTCAGTTGCATATCACAGCGGTTGTTGTTGCCAGAGGACGCATTCAGTCCTCACAGCATGTccaaacagagagagacatTGTCACCACTTTCCAAGTTGTCATAACGCCTCAGTTGGCCAATCGATTTTGCGTTATTGTATACTATATTGATCGATGCGGAGGTGGAAGTCATGTCATTTCTGACTTTGCTTGCGCTGAGACAGAGAAGGCTTGCGGCAATGAGGTAGAAGAGATTGTGTTTTTAAACTTTTACTAAGCTAAAATGGATATTTTAGATTTCTCTTGAGATTGTGGGTAGCAAAGAGGTTAACCCTGGCAGCGACCTGACACTGAACATCAATGTGGCATGTCCAAACTCTGATGTTGTGCTGTTAGCTGTCGACAAACGTGTCTCCACTATTAATAGTGAAAACAAGTTTTCAAGAGATGAGGTGAGACGTGTTATGGTGAGTATGGACAATCGCTGATGGCTAAGTTATTGAGCAGATGTTTGAAGCTTTGAATAAATGTTCAACTTCGTGTGGTCGCACAGTTGCAAGCTCAGACGGAATATTTGACGTAAGTATTAGATTAAATAATGCCAGTATGCAATAATTTTCCTTTTTACAGCAGCTTTTAGCATAAATGTATTTTCAAGATATTGTATTTATATGTTATTGCATATGCTAATTAAGTCAAACGTTTCAGGTGTACTAGAATGTGAGTATACACTCTATTTTAGCTTTAATAAAGGTGGCGTATTTGCTTTTAGGTTGTTGGATTGACAGCAATTTCAGGCACAAACTTTAATCCGCAATGCAGTTGTTGCACACAGTCGTGTTCAAAAGTCTGTTTGAGAGATGGTGCGTCTAACGATCATTTCACTAGCGAGAAGGTGCGTTGCAATATCATTTGTTTTAGATGATCAATGTGTAAGCAACCGACAAAAGCGATCTATAGTATCAGGTTAACACTAAATTTTGTTTCTTTAGGCCCTGTACTGTAAATGTCGTTTAGGATTTACTATTTCTTAGATCAATGTTCCAAGGTGGCCAATGAAATTTCAACTATGAAATTTATTGACATTGCAGACAAGATAAAGTTTTGTGCTGCAGAGTACCGAAAGCAACTTAGTGGAAAATCAGAACTAATCAGCACTGCCAAGACCGCACACGATGCTTTTGATTGGCACCGGTGTTGCATGAGAAGTTATTACGAAATTTGCTATTGTTTTACTCACACTAAAAATACATATTATTGTAGATGTCAGGAGAAAGCGATCAATCGTTTATCCAATTAGAAATCATTTCTGGTTGAGGTGGAGATGGTTTTTACCACATAAATGGTTCCAATACTATCGTATCACCAATGGGTTAGATAAAATAGAGGTGTGGTTAATTGATCATGATCTATCATCATATATCTTTTAGTAATCAAACTTCAATTACTAAAGTGGTAAGACTTCCTGGCTCTATCACTGAGTGGTCAATCTACGGTCTGTCTCAGTGTTGTGCTACTGGATTCTGTGTGTCGGAGCCAATTGAAATCACCGTCTTTAAGCCACATTATGTGAAATGTCACTTACCTTACTCTTTGAAGCGTCAGGAACAAGTATCAGTGGCGTGTTCTGTATCCAACTACAACTATTACCCACtgaatgtatatatatatatatatatatatatatatatatagccatttataatttgctattgtatttACAGCATAATATATTTTCTGACTCTAGGCTTGTTTTTCAATTCACGATTATTCTACTAATAGTCTTTGCACAAGTTCTGGCATAGGGAACAAGTTTACACCTGTTTGTTCTTACATTCCAAAGTCTGACACAATGACGATACTTATTCCGTTGGTGCCTCTTGAAGTAGGCACGGCAGAGCTGGCTGTTAAGATGCTTACTGTATCAGCTGGAGATATACTAATACAGAATGTCCGAGTTGTGGTAGTGATTCTATGTAATACGGAATCTATCTGtataattttgtgtttgttttgtagccCGAGGGTGTTACAAGGAGTTATAGTTATGCAGCGGAACTAGACCCTCAAGGTGTGTCTGCAAATGAGAAAAAATTAAaccaaccaacacacacacacactgtcacacacagacacagacacagacacagacacacacacacacacacacacacacacacacacacacacacacacacacacacacacacacacacacacatctaaaaCTGAATTTCAGCTATACCCTCTATGATTTTAGAGCTTGCAGAATAGATCGCCAAGCCGAGCGATTGTGTGGATCTACAGATAAGTTCAACGATTTTAATGAAATCATTCTGAAATACATCAACCCAGTGTTGTCGAGAGCCGTGAACTGGACGTTTACCGCATAGAAGTGTGTTTCTAGGTCTACTGTGTAGAAGTTGCTTTTGGGACAGTTATTTGACATTCTTACGTGTCTCACCCACTGAAGTCGACTTTGAATTTAGAATTGAATTCAGTTCTATGGGATCTTCTTTTGATGTAGCCAGATTTTTTTGTTGGTTATTTCATGTTATTTAGACACTCTAGGAATCCTTCTAATACATCATGTGTTCAGCTTGCGAATGCTTGCTTGAGTCACAGGCCAATTATGTCTCACAGTCATACAACAACACTAGCTGGCAGAACAGTAGTTCGGAAACTTTCAGTTTGATGGCTTTTTATAGACAATTTTATTGGAAAACACCCGTTTCCACCAACAATTGAATCCTGTATACTGGCTGTAACCAATTCCATTATTGTTTTTTTTACAATATTCTTCAGACTTGTGAACGACACTACCCAGATCACAAAATTGATCGACATTCTGTAAGTGATGGTCTTCAATGGAAATGTGAGCTATCTTGTTGCCCACACTAAGAACATTAGTTTTTTCAACACTAATATACTCATATCCCAATTTGCACAAGCCTTATGTGAAGCGTCTAAAGgttgttgtagacaaccaggagatCTTGCAATAACAACTAAATCGTCTGCATACATTCCTTCTCCAATCTCAGTTTGGCCTTTCGCACGAGATCGATAAATCATGTACAGTATAAATCGCCTTTAGCTTTGTATTCAaacatgtcacacacacacacacacacacacacacacacacacacacacacacacacacacgcacaacttcaactaaacaaacaggtTGAATTAACACTGTTGCAATAATGTATCTACTGTATATTTTTAGGTCTTAATATGAATGTTAGCGGAGGTTGCAGTCTTCGCCAGAGACCAGGTACTTTTGCATGCTACTATTGAGCTAAACAGTCAAGATGTATCGCCCACTAATCTAAATTTATCACTGTAGATCTGCGATTAGGCAAATGTTTCAAGTCAGTATCTCGAGAGGGCAGTTGCGTAGATCTTATCAAAGACAACATCACAAGGGAAGATTGTTGTATCGGGCGATCTGCCAGTTTTTCGGTAGCTTTTCATAGTGGTAGTAACTGTGAATTGTGTCCGTCAAAGCAAGGTTGCTTTTCTTCTGCAGTAATATTGCATTTAGTATTAAAATCGGAACGTACTTGAATAGAAATACATTTTTGTGAAGAAAAGTGCGCTTGCGCAAACACAAAGCAAAACCGAACGCAAGTCAATTACTTCTACGTTCGAGCGCCGGAGAACTTTGTCGCTGATTCGGAGAAAGCGTGGCTGGGAGTTACTGGTACGTGAATGGATTATATGGCATTGATATTATGATTTAGTTAATCGTTCGTGGTAACACAGGCAAGTACTACTCAATTGAAGAGCACACAGAAAGCAAATTTCAGCATATTCAAGGAATTGAGGATATCCTGAAGTTGCCTGGCTCACACGGAGAAGCCAATATGAAACTCTTTGGTCCCAACTGTGCAACTGTGTCGTTTATGGCTTCCACTAACCCGGGCTCAGAAATACCTTATCTTTCTCGTCTCAAACAAAGTAAGGATACATTGCAGTTCAAGTTGATTTGTACCGCTGTGAATTGATGTTATGCACAGGTTACCAATATCAGTTACGATATCGCAAAAAAGATTCTGGAGGATTTGCTATCTGGCAACATTCTGAAGCGTCTACTTGGTTGAGTTCATTTGTTCTTCGCACCATGTGTTGTGCAAGAAAATTTATACAAGTCGATCCTAATGTTGTCTCTGGCCTTATCAACTTTCTTGGAACTCGTCAAAATGCTTCCGGAAAGATCTTAGAGCCCAGAACAGTGTTTAGTCGAGAGATGTTGGTAAGTACGTATGCGACTTGTTACAGTCGGGTTGGTTGCCTAAATTTGTTGAATTTTAGGGAGGTGTTCAGGAGGATGGTGTGTCAATAACGGCTTACACTATTATGAGCTTACTTGAGTGTTGTAGTCCTAAGGAAAGGCCAATGCTGGTGGTAAAGGCTCATTCTTGGATTTTATATGTAGACCAGAATTTTGTTTGAAGAAGAAATGCATTCTTACTTTGTAGCTCAAAGTCTGTCCTGCTGTCACTTACATGCTAAATGAAGTTCGAGCCAATAGAGTACAGAGACCTTATGCTCAAGCAGTTGTTTATCTGGCATTGCTTAAAGCTTGCAACTATTCTGATTGCGGCATCTGCAAAAGGGAAAGAGTTTGTGATTTTGCTGTTGTTCAAAAACTACGACGTGAACTCTTTAAAAAGTCAAAGATTGGTATAGGGTCACAATTTGTGGTTAGCCGTGATGCTATAAATACCACGTCAGActtttgtgtctgtgtagGCGAAGATGGGTCCCGACACTGGGAAGCTGACACGTCGGTTGGGAAGGCGTATTGGTATAAACGCCAACCTTCAGCTATCTCTGTAGAAATGACTTCTTACGTTCTTGAAGCCTGTCTCGATGTGTCTGACTGCCAATGCGCAGCATCAGTTGGCAAATGGCTCAACAGCGTAAGGAACTCACAGGGTACTTTTATATCAACTCAAGTAATACAGTCTTTACATATTTCAATGAATCTTTTGTGCCAATTTGTAACTATGACGATTTAGGATACTGTTGTGGCTTTGAACGCTCTGGCGAAGTTTGCCGCTGGATGCAACGTGACTGTTAGGCATCCTCCAGATCTCTGCGTGACAGTGACCAGCTTGAATAAAAATAGGGTTGTTCGAAATTTTACTATCAACGCTGAAAATGCTGCACTCACACAGCGCGTTCAGGTGAAACAATTTTATATGTTATTGCATTACACTTATATACGTATAAGTGAGTGGTGAGTCAGATTCCAATAAATGACGTCTACAAAGTGGAAACTTGCGGCACTGGCTTGGGACAAGCTATGGTGAAATACACTGATGATATTAGTTCAAACGTCTCATgtattgtgtctgtgtttgatCAGATTCATGTCGAGTACAACATTCCTGAGACTGAATTCGAGCAGTGTGCATTTAATCTCAGCGTTCAAGGCTATGTAAACAAAGAATCTAAAGGAGCAGAAATTCAGTTTTGTGCAGAGTAAATTGCCTATGACAAAGGTTGATATAGAAGTTCTAATTGTTGTTTTCATCAATTTGAGATATTTGGGAAATAATTGCACAAACATGGCTGTAGTTGAACTAGAGATGCCTACAGGATACCGCGCGTGTGAATCGGAATATAGAGAAAATCCTCTTTGTCTTAGAGATGTAAGGCATTCGTCCGTTTGCAAGTTTATGTCGTGTCTGTTTTGGTGTTGCAGATACTGTTGGCTAAAGGGAAAAGCCTGAAATTGGATAAATATGAAATTACTGATAAATCAGTTATGTTTTACTTTGAAAAGGTTTACCACATTTTACAATACAGCTACGTCAAGAATATATGAATTTATTCTATGGCAGCTCTGCAACGACAAAGATACATGCATCAAATTTTGGGCTCACAGAGAGTTTGAAGTAGTTCATTCTTTGCCTGTTAGCATTAGAGCTTATGACTACGACGAGCCATGTATAACCCAAATATTTGCAGAACAATGCGTATTTTGTTTAGTAACATAATCTGTTTATCAATTAAGCTGAGGAATGCACTCAGTTTTACACATTAGATAATGGACATTCGGAACTCTCATTGCTTTGTGATGatagcaacaaacaaagatcAGCCAGTCTGTGTATGCGGAGGAGGTACAAAGCTAacaaatatttctatttatatttaCACTTATCGCGTAATGTTTTCAATGTAGGTCGATGTCCCAAACTTGAGACGATTCATAACAGACTGTGTAACGCTTGTATTTTCCATCATTACGTCTACAGAGTTCGAGTGATAAAAGCAGTTTACAGCAACGGATGGATGCAGTATAAAGTCAAAATTGTAGACGTAAGTCTGTGTTTACATGTCATGTAAACTTGCGTTTttgtaaattaaattttaataaattactgCTGTCTAGATTTTAAAACCTGGAAGTTATCATGTGAGACCGGGTGATAAACTAAGTCTGTGGCTACTTGCCATTTGCCAAAAAGAGTTTCTGTTAGAACAGGGCAAAGAATATCACATCCAGGGAATAGATGGTTATAAGCTAATTCTTGATCACAACTCTCTGGTTGAGCCGTGGCCGGAAAAGACAAGTGCTGAATGCCGGGCACAGCTGAAAGAGACATGTATTAAGAAACCGTGTTTAAAGTACAAGAACAAAAATGACCGTCATTTATGTGAAAAGGAACGTGAAGTCAAATGCAAACCAAAGATCAAAACGCAGTGTAATGACTTTGATCGTTACGTTGCACATATAAAAGAAGGCGCTATTTGCGAAATCCGTGACATATGTGAGCAGATGTCTTGAATGTCTTTGTAATTGAACTTGAAGATTGTGGAGACTTGCATGATACGTGTGTTTGATTATCGATTGGTTGGTTTCTAGCTATGATTGATCATTTGGTTCT from Corticium candelabrum chromosome 14, ooCorCand1.1, whole genome shotgun sequence carries:
- the LOC134190300 gene encoding complement C5-like, with the translated sequence MIFEQKDLRLLSDDQGTKHIVFDNGEYDEFPLNKHLCVIANVKEKASGVELSKLDNSAVFTDHLVKLDCDLMSSFYRPSFPLQMQIRARDPNGETLKHVEILVTEPDGHVKRKKTGDNGIANVAINLGNVSGDIDILVKAKDQTLGDICKFHEFCSPCSQQITVKPKFVGKIEVGDYGDFEITKTSCDNRILHITAVVVARGRIQSSQHVQTERDIVTTFQVVITPQLANRFCVIVYYIDRCGGGSHVISDFACAETEKACGNEISLEIVGSKEVNPGSDLTLNINVACPNSDVVLLAVDKRVSTINSENKFSRDEMFEALNKCSTSCGRTVASSDGIFDVVGLTAISGTNFNPQCSCCTQSCSKVCLRDDDQCVSNRQKRSIVSG
- the LOC134189652 gene encoding alpha-1-macroglobulin-like, translating into MKFIDIADKIKFCAAEYRKQLSGKSELISTAKTAHDAFDWHRCCMRNVRRKRSIVYPIRNHFWLRWRWFLPHKWFQYYRITNGNQTSITKVVRLPGSITEWSIYGLSQCCATGFCVSEPIEITVFKPHYVKCHLPYSLKRQEQVSVACSVSNYNYYPLNACFSIHDYSTNSLCTSSGIGNKFTPVCSYIPKSDTMTILIPLVPLEVGTAELAVKMLTVSAGDILIQNVRVVPEGVTRSYSYAAELDPQGLNMNVSGGCSLRQRPDLRLGKCFKSVSREGSCVDLIKDNITREDCCIGRSASFSVAFHSGSNCELCPSKQEIHFCEEKCACANTKQNRTQVNYFYVRAPENFVADSEKAWLGVTGKYYSIEEHTESKFQHIQGIEDILKLPGSHGEANMKLFGPNCATVSFMASTNPGSEIPYLSRLKQSYQYQLRYRKKDSGGFAIWQHSEASTWLSSFVLRTMCCARKFIQVDPNVVSGLINFLGTRQNASGKILEPRTVFSREMLGGVQEDGVSITAYTIMSLLECCSPKERPMLVLKVCPAVTYMLNEVRANRVQRPYAQAVVYLALLKACNYSDCGICKRERVCDFAVVQKLRRELFKKSKIGEDGSRHWEADTSVGKAYWYKRQPSAISVEMTSYVLEACLDVSDCQCAASVGKWLNSVRNSQGTFISTQVIQSLHISMNLLCQFVTMTI
- the LOC134189653 gene encoding complement C3-like translates to MIHVEYNIPETEFEQCAFNLSVQGYVNKESKGAEIQFCAEYLGNNCTNMAVVELEMPTGYRACESEYRENPLCLRDILLAKGKSLKLDKYEITDKSVMFYFEKLCNDKDTCIKFWAHREFEVVHSLPVSIRAYDYDEPSEECTQFYTLDNGHSELSLLCDDSNKQRSASLCMRRRSMSQT